Proteins encoded by one window of Amaranthus tricolor cultivar Red isolate AtriRed21 chromosome 4, ASM2621246v1, whole genome shotgun sequence:
- the LOC130811144 gene encoding HVA22-like protein i yields MIGCFLSRGLVMIFGYVCPAYECFKTLERNKPDIEQLRFWCQYWILVAVMTVMERFSDAFVSWVPMYSEAKLAFIIFLWYPRTKGTTYVYDSFLKPYVSKHETEIDRNLLELRTRAGDLAYMYCHMAASYGQTRIFEVLQYVASQSTPRPRARQPQHPARKTQQPPAATRDTATAAAAKIVPASANAATAAAAAATAAAKIVPAPANAATAAAAAATAADVNATATAADADSIATAAADPVTKVQATTQVQDEEPMSPTSSTSSSEDQEMEEEPTSTKETSASAPPSPAPSTLKKLVSMPHGPKCSSQSTINNADSAQIVTAFTAEKSPAKRSAPPEDTVMEETIRVTRGRLRKTRSTVTK; encoded by the exons ATGATTGGGTGCTTTCTCTCCAGAGGACTTGT GATGATTTTTGGATATGTATGTCCAGCTTATGAGTGTTTTAAAACATTGGAGAGGAATAAACCGGACATAGAGCAACTCCGTTTTTGGTGCCAATACTG GATTTTAGTAGCTGTAATGACGGTCATGGAGAGGTTTAGCGACGCCTTTGTTTCATG GGTTCCGATGTACAGTGAGGCTAAATTGGCGTTTATAATATTCTTGTGGTACCCTAGGACAAAG GGAACAACATATGTTTATGATTCCTTCCTTAAACCGTATGTTTCAAAGCATGAGACCGAAATTGATCGCAACTTACTGGAATTAAGGACGAGGGCTGGGGATTTGGCTTACATGTATTGTCATATGGCAGCCAGCTATGGTCAGACGAGAATTTTTGAAGTTTTGCAGTATGTTGCATCGCAGTCCACCCCAAGGCCTCGTGCTAGACAG CCACAGCATCCAGCAAGAAAAACCCAGCAACCTCCTGCTGCTACCAGAGACACTGCTACAGCTGCTGCTGCTAAAATTGTTCCTGCTTCTGCTAATGCTGCTACTGCGGCTGCGGCTGCTGCTACTGCTGCTGCTAAAATTGTTCCTGCTCCTGCTAATGCTGCTACTGCGGCTGCGGCTGCTGCTACTGCTGCTGATGTTAATGCTACTGCTACTGCTGCTGATGCTGATTCTATTGCTACTGCTGCTGCTGATCCAGTAACAAAAGTGCAAGCTACAACACAGGTACAAGACGAAGAGCCTATGTCTCCTACTTCAAGCACATCTTCCAGTGAAGACCAAGAGATGGAAGAGGAGCCCACCTCTACCAAAGAAACATCTGCTTCTGCACCCCCTTCACCAGCCCCAAGTACTCTAAAGAAGTTGGTGTCAATGCCTCATGGACCCAAGTGTTCTAGCCAATCAACAATTAACAATGCTGATTCCGCTCAGATTGTTACAGCTTTCACCGCTGAAAAATCACCAGCAAAGCGTTCAGCACCTCCAGAAGATACAGTAATGGAAGAAACTATTCGAGTAACCCGAGGAAGATTGAGGAAGACCAGGTCCACTGTAACGAAATAA